The Anaerohalosphaeraceae bacterium genome includes a window with the following:
- a CDS encoding efflux RND transporter periplasmic adaptor subunit — MTDNRIPKPAKKLQTILLTGLAVLLLLAGGLYFLTSRSDASQAMAVFPVQRGPLTISVLQSGTIKAKDQIIIKNEVEGRTSIIYLIEEGARVKAGDLLVELDASSLLSSKIDQEIRVQNAEASFINAKENLEVIRNQAESDKDAALLALEFAREDLKQYKEGEFPNQLRDAEARIKLAEEELERAQDTLTWSQKLWEEKYISQNELKADQLAVTRRRLDLDLAINNLNLLQNFTYLRKIKQLESDIRQAEMAYERTVRKANAAVVQAEAELKARQAEYNQQKDRLAKLEDQLRKTKLYAPADGLVIYATSAQRGGFRGGQEPLMEGQEVRERQELIYLPLGFSAIAEVMVHEASLKKVHPGLPVVITVDALPGRRFMGKVDFIAPLPDAQSMWMNPDLKVYNTQISIEGEEPALRTGMSCRVEIIVAHYDDALYVPVQSVLQVGGQPTVYVVNGPVIERRAVKVGLDNNRMIHILEGLKEGEKVLLNPPLKEAETPTGASQPGGQVSEEIRQRLDNVVRPEAGEVRAFPDSSENGGTRRRSRPDGSETSPSPESMRRRFENLTPEQREQMRRRFENMTPEQREEMRRRFEQMRPQEGAPAEQNRSWPESQTGSSGEGRP, encoded by the coding sequence ATGACAGACAATCGGATTCCCAAACCCGCTAAAAAACTGCAGACAATACTTCTGACCGGCCTGGCGGTTTTGCTGCTGCTGGCCGGCGGCCTTTATTTCCTGACGTCCCGTTCGGATGCCTCTCAGGCGATGGCGGTCTTTCCTGTCCAGCGGGGGCCGCTGACCATCAGTGTGCTTCAGTCCGGCACCATCAAGGCCAAGGACCAGATTATTATCAAGAACGAAGTAGAAGGCCGTACATCCATTATCTATTTGATTGAAGAGGGGGCCCGGGTGAAAGCCGGAGATTTGCTGGTCGAACTGGATGCCAGTTCTTTGCTGAGCTCCAAGATTGACCAGGAAATCCGTGTGCAGAATGCTGAGGCCTCGTTTATCAACGCCAAGGAGAATCTGGAGGTCATCCGCAATCAGGCCGAAAGCGACAAGGATGCCGCCTTGTTGGCCCTCGAGTTTGCCCGCGAAGACCTTAAGCAGTACAAGGAAGGAGAGTTCCCCAATCAGCTCCGGGATGCGGAGGCCCGAATCAAACTGGCCGAGGAGGAACTGGAGCGGGCGCAGGATACGCTGACCTGGTCCCAGAAGCTTTGGGAGGAAAAATACATTTCGCAAAATGAGCTCAAAGCCGATCAGCTGGCTGTGACCCGCCGTCGGCTGGATTTGGACCTGGCGATTAACAATCTGAATCTGCTTCAAAACTTTACCTACTTGCGGAAGATCAAACAGCTGGAAAGTGATATTCGCCAGGCCGAGATGGCCTATGAACGAACTGTTCGCAAGGCCAATGCGGCGGTGGTGCAGGCGGAAGCGGAGCTGAAGGCCCGTCAGGCCGAGTACAATCAGCAGAAAGACCGTCTGGCGAAACTGGAAGACCAGCTGCGAAAAACCAAACTGTATGCACCGGCGGACGGTCTGGTGATCTATGCCACCAGCGCTCAGCGGGGCGGTTTCCGCGGCGGGCAGGAGCCGCTGATGGAGGGCCAGGAAGTGCGCGAACGGCAGGAATTGATTTATCTGCCGCTGGGGTTTTCAGCCATTGCGGAGGTGATGGTTCACGAAGCTAGTCTCAAAAAGGTGCATCCGGGCCTTCCGGTGGTAATTACAGTGGATGCGCTGCCGGGCCGGCGGTTTATGGGCAAAGTGGATTTTATCGCTCCGCTGCCCGATGCGCAGAGCATGTGGATGAATCCGGATTTGAAGGTCTACAACACCCAAATTTCTATTGAAGGGGAGGAGCCGGCTTTGCGGACGGGAATGAGCTGCCGTGTGGAAATCATTGTGGCTCATTATGACGATGCGCTGTATGTGCCGGTGCAGTCAGTCCTTCAGGTCGGCGGCCAGCCGACGGTGTATGTGGTCAATGGTCCCGTCATCGAACGCCGTGCGGTCAAGGTCGGGCTGGATAACAATCGGATGATTCACATCCTCGAAGGGCTCAAAGAGGGGGAAAAGGTGCTGCTGAATCCGCCGCTCAAAGAGGCGGAAACACCGACAGGGGCGAGCCAGCCGGGCGGACAAGTCTCCGAAGAGATTCGTCAGCGGCTGGACAATGTGGTCCGTCCGGAGGCCGGAGAAGTGAGGGCTTTTCCGGACAGCTCGGAGAACGGAGGGACTCGCCGCCGCAGCAGACCGGACGGCTCGGAGACCTCGCCTTCGCCGGAGTCGATGCGGCGCCGATTTGAAAACCTCACTCCGGAACAGCGGGAGCAGATGCGGCGCCGGTTTGAAAATATGACGCCGGAGCAGCGGGAGGAAATGCGCCGACGGTTCGAGCAGATGAGACCGCAGGAAGGGGCGCCCGCCGAGCAAAACCGCTCTTGGCCGGAGTCGCAGACAGGCTCGTCTGGAGAAGGGCGGCCATGA
- a CDS encoding TolC family protein yields MRIFPVRGILTAGRIFFVPILSVVWGCKSPSDYRQKADEVSYKIIEQKQLESIGRTEPFSVERPSDLFRRRLIEIQALPVSTPASLGTDKTEPLAHWPEKDYPFEKPKTGTWTAEPNQVITLSLMDALQIGAANNFDYQSRKEAIFSAALDLDLARNEFRTLFAGAAKSYYEENRTGLSPQRGFVHSGSLSASQKLTNGTELRAGMAADLVNLLTLGGASSLGLTADASISVPLLRGSGPHIAAEPLLQAERRVMYAIWQFERYKSEFAVTIAAEYLGVLRQFDQVRNSRENYISAMASARQSRRLADAGRLPEIQVDQAVQRELSARAQWIGAVESYKQRLDSFKIRLGLPPDAQIELDRKDLEQLQVYKNYFVYSDSSEQKRGRDQSFPAADAPIEPQPPTGEDAGPFELPEAIAVKTAFEKRPDLWVVQGQVYDAQRDVIVKADRLKAELTFLGTAGWGSGRSLGSAGMDDARLEWDRGRYTALLNLNLPLERTAERNAYRKSYLALEEAVRSLQQAEDSIKLSIRNQLRTLLESREQVKIQAKAVTVAEKRQKSTKLFLDAGRAQIRDLLDAQDALLNAQNQLTASIINYRLAELNLQRDMGVLQVGENGLWKEIAPEVLYDRQSDSQTR; encoded by the coding sequence ATGAGGATTTTTCCTGTACGCGGAATCCTGACGGCCGGAAGGATTTTTTTTGTCCCCATACTGAGCGTTGTCTGGGGCTGTAAAAGCCCGTCCGACTATCGTCAAAAGGCGGATGAAGTTTCTTATAAAATCATTGAGCAGAAGCAGTTAGAGTCGATTGGTCGGACGGAGCCTTTCAGCGTAGAACGGCCGAGCGATTTGTTCCGACGGCGTCTGATAGAGATTCAGGCACTGCCGGTTTCCACTCCGGCCTCGCTCGGGACTGACAAGACAGAACCGCTTGCCCACTGGCCTGAAAAGGATTACCCATTTGAAAAACCAAAGACGGGGACCTGGACAGCGGAGCCGAATCAGGTGATTACCCTTTCGCTGATGGATGCGCTGCAAATCGGAGCCGCCAACAACTTTGATTATCAATCCAGAAAAGAAGCTATTTTTTCGGCGGCTCTGGATTTAGACCTGGCCCGCAACGAATTTCGCACGCTGTTTGCCGGAGCGGCCAAGAGTTATTATGAGGAAAATCGTACCGGTCTGTCTCCGCAAAGGGGATTCGTTCACAGCGGCAGTCTGAGTGCGTCTCAGAAGCTCACCAACGGGACGGAGCTGCGGGCGGGGATGGCTGCGGACCTGGTCAATCTTTTAACGCTCGGCGGGGCCTCTTCGCTGGGTCTGACGGCCGATGCGAGCATTTCTGTTCCTCTGCTTCGCGGGTCCGGCCCTCATATTGCGGCCGAACCCCTTTTGCAGGCCGAGCGCCGCGTGATGTATGCCATCTGGCAGTTCGAACGCTATAAAAGCGAGTTTGCCGTCACCATCGCGGCGGAATATCTGGGCGTTCTTCGCCAGTTTGACCAGGTGCGCAACAGCCGGGAAAACTATATCAGTGCGATGGCGTCCGCCCGTCAGTCCCGGCGTCTGGCCGATGCCGGACGGCTGCCCGAAATTCAGGTGGACCAGGCTGTGCAGCGGGAGCTGAGCGCCCGGGCGCAATGGATTGGGGCGGTGGAGTCGTACAAGCAGCGCCTGGACTCCTTTAAGATTCGTCTGGGACTCCCGCCCGATGCTCAGATTGAGCTGGATCGGAAAGATTTGGAACAGCTGCAGGTTTATAAGAATTATTTTGTTTATTCGGATTCGTCCGAGCAGAAAAGGGGCAGAGACCAGAGTTTTCCGGCGGCCGACGCTCCGATTGAACCCCAGCCCCCGACAGGGGAAGATGCAGGTCCCTTTGAACTGCCGGAGGCAATCGCCGTCAAGACCGCCTTCGAAAAGCGTCCGGACTTGTGGGTGGTTCAAGGCCAGGTGTATGATGCTCAGCGGGACGTTATCGTAAAAGCCGATCGTCTGAAGGCGGAGCTGACGTTTTTGGGAACAGCCGGCTGGGGAAGCGGACGTTCGCTGGGGTCCGCCGGAATGGACGATGCACGGCTTGAATGGGACCGCGGGCGCTATACGGCCCTGCTGAATCTGAATCTTCCGCTGGAACGCACGGCCGAACGAAACGCCTATCGCAAGAGCTATCTGGCTCTCGAAGAAGCCGTTCGCTCTCTTCAGCAGGCGGAGGATTCGATTAAATTGTCTATCCGAAACCAGCTCCGTACGCTGCTGGAGTCGCGGGAACAGGTCAAAATTCAGGCCAAGGCGGTGACCGTTGCGGAAAAACGACAGAAAAGCACCAAGCTGTTCCTGGATGCCGGGCGTGCTCAAATTCGTGATTTGCTGGATGCCCAGGACGCTTTGCTGAACGCCCAGAATCAGCTGACCGCCTCGATTATCAATTATCGGCTGGCTGAACTGAACCTGCAGCGGGATATGGGGGTTCTGCAGGTGGGTGAAAACGGTTTATGGAAGGAGATTGCTCCGGAGGTTTTGTATGACAGACAATCGGATTCCCAAACCCGCTAA
- a CDS encoding ABC transporter permease: MRQTRLIRNIALGVENLLLHKLRSFLTMLGIVFGVGSVVAMLSVGEGASKEALEQIRKLGSNNIIISSVKAVEDESITNTRVFMSVYGLTYEDYGRISEGFKNVQKTAPVKIIRRESRLGERSLELRVVGTTPAWFELVPRDIIAGRVLTEIDIEKQAPVAVLTEYGARRLLAAEHTIGQTLRIGGDAFQVIGIVKSESGQAGNIQIPDQEVDAYIPIEVARRYFGDIQTRVSAGTREREKVELHQVIVQIDSTEHVEPTAAAIEQMLKRFHKKKDYTISVPLALLKQAEATKRRFNIVLGSIAGISLLVGGIGIMNIMLASVTERTREIGIRRAIGAKRRQIIVQFLIETVVLSTTGGIIGLGVGIFIPFVITKVSGMATVLTMWGILLPLLISMLIGILFGLYPAIHAAQVDPIVALRHE; this comes from the coding sequence ATGAGGCAGACCCGTTTGATTCGCAATATTGCACTGGGGGTTGAGAATCTGCTGCTCCACAAGCTCCGGTCGTTTCTGACGATGCTGGGCATCGTCTTCGGCGTCGGCAGCGTCGTGGCCATGCTTTCCGTCGGCGAAGGGGCCAGCAAAGAAGCCCTCGAACAGATTCGCAAGCTGGGCAGCAACAACATCATCATCTCTTCCGTAAAGGCTGTGGAGGATGAGTCCATCACCAATACCCGTGTGTTTATGAGCGTGTACGGCCTGACTTACGAGGATTACGGGCGGATTTCGGAAGGGTTTAAAAACGTTCAGAAGACAGCGCCGGTGAAAATCATCCGCCGGGAATCGCGGCTGGGAGAACGCTCCCTCGAGCTGCGGGTGGTGGGCACCACGCCTGCCTGGTTTGAACTGGTGCCGCGGGATATTATCGCCGGACGGGTGCTGACGGAAATTGACATCGAAAAGCAGGCCCCTGTGGCGGTCTTGACGGAATACGGAGCCCGGCGGCTGCTGGCGGCCGAACATACCATCGGGCAAACCCTCCGCATCGGCGGCGATGCCTTTCAGGTGATTGGAATCGTCAAAAGCGAAAGCGGCCAGGCGGGGAACATCCAGATTCCGGACCAGGAGGTGGACGCTTATATCCCGATTGAGGTGGCGCGGCGCTATTTTGGGGATATTCAGACCCGTGTGTCCGCCGGCACCCGGGAGCGCGAAAAGGTCGAACTCCATCAGGTGATTGTCCAGATTGATTCCACCGAGCATGTGGAGCCGACGGCTGCCGCCATTGAACAGATGCTCAAACGCTTTCATAAGAAAAAAGATTATACCATCAGTGTTCCGCTGGCTTTGCTCAAACAGGCGGAGGCCACCAAACGCCGGTTTAATATCGTGCTGGGCTCCATTGCGGGCATCAGTCTGCTGGTGGGGGGCATCGGGATTATGAATATTATGCTGGCTTCGGTGACCGAACGCACCCGCGAAATCGGCATTCGGCGGGCCATCGGGGCCAAACGCAGACAAATTATCGTTCAGTTTCTTATTGAGACGGTTGTCTTGTCCACGACCGGAGGCATTATCGGTCTGGGTGTCGGGATTTTCATCCCCTTTGTGATTACGAAAGTCAGCGGGATGGCCACGGTTTTGACGATGTGGGGAATTCTCCTGCCGCTGCTGATCAGCATGCTCATCGGCATTTTGTTCGGCCTGTATCCGGCCATTCACGCCGCGCAGGTGGACCCCATCGTGGCCCTTCGGCACGAATAG
- a CDS encoding SGNH/GDSL hydrolase family protein, with protein MEWKYRQKILFIGDSITDALRREQAYAPLGCGYVHFAGYFLQARFPELDLQVENRGVSGDTTRELLARWKEDCLDLRPDVVSILVGINDLWRGYKPVLEPHKTPVPPEEYENNLRQMLSGVQRLGSRLILMEPFYFCRDLQEPMRQGLDAYLDVVHRLARDYQTLLVPLQKAYEQLSSQVPDERWAEDRVHPSMWAHAWIARQWLSAVLDGEI; from the coding sequence ATGGAGTGGAAATATCGGCAGAAAATTTTGTTCATCGGAGACAGCATCACAGATGCCCTGCGGCGGGAGCAGGCGTATGCGCCCCTGGGCTGCGGGTATGTTCATTTTGCCGGATATTTCTTACAGGCCCGGTTTCCTGAACTGGATTTGCAGGTTGAAAATCGCGGCGTCAGCGGGGATACCACTCGAGAACTTCTGGCCCGTTGGAAAGAAGACTGTTTGGACCTTCGGCCCGATGTGGTGAGCATTCTGGTCGGCATCAATGATTTGTGGCGTGGATACAAACCGGTGCTTGAGCCGCACAAAACTCCTGTTCCGCCGGAGGAGTACGAGAACAACCTTCGGCAGATGCTTTCAGGTGTTCAGCGGCTCGGCAGCCGTCTGATTCTGATGGAGCCGTTTTATTTCTGCCGGGATTTGCAGGAGCCGATGCGGCAGGGCCTGGATGCCTACTTGGACGTCGTGCACCGGTTGGCTCGGGACTATCAGACCCTTCTGGTGCCTCTGCAGAAGGCCTATGAGCAGCTCAGCAGTCAGGTGCCGGACGAACGCTGGGCGGAGGACAGAGTCCACCCGTCGATGTGGGCCCATGCCTGGATTGCCCGCCAGTGGCTGTCGGCGGTTCTGGATGGGGAGATTTAA
- a CDS encoding ABC transporter ATP-binding protein — protein sequence MSSGMSSPTGNSEMIRLTDAWKIYKMGRQEVHALAGVNASFAKGSFWAIMGPSGSGKSTMMNILGCLDRLTKGRYYFDGQDISTFSDDELSDLRLRRVGFIFQSFNLIPQLTVQKNIELPLYYLGWDARRSSERARYLAEQVGLAERLNHRPTELSGGQMQRVAIARALANDPQVIFADEPTGNLDTKTGLQILDMLQKLNQDGKTIIMVTHEPDIAAFAQYQMHMRDGKIERIDGGNK from the coding sequence ATGAGCTCGGGGATGTCCAGCCCAACCGGCAATTCCGAAATGATCCGGCTGACGGACGCCTGGAAGATTTACAAAATGGGCCGTCAGGAGGTTCATGCGCTGGCGGGTGTGAATGCCTCCTTTGCCAAGGGCAGTTTTTGGGCGATTATGGGGCCCAGCGGTTCCGGCAAAAGCACCATGATGAATATCCTGGGCTGCCTGGACCGGCTTACGAAAGGGCGGTATTACTTTGACGGGCAGGATATCAGCACGTTCAGCGATGATGAACTCAGCGACCTGCGGCTGCGCAGAGTCGGCTTTATCTTTCAGAGTTTTAATCTGATTCCGCAGCTGACGGTGCAGAAGAATATCGAACTGCCGCTGTATTATCTCGGATGGGACGCCCGCCGCAGCAGTGAACGGGCCCGGTATCTGGCCGAGCAGGTGGGGCTGGCGGAACGGCTCAATCATCGTCCGACCGAATTGTCCGGCGGGCAGATGCAGCGGGTGGCGATTGCACGAGCCCTGGCCAATGACCCGCAGGTGATTTTCGCCGATGAACCCACGGGAAATCTCGATACGAAGACGGGACTTCAGATTCTGGATATGCTCCAGAAGCTCAATCAGGACGGCAAGACCATTATTATGGTGACCCACGAGCCGGATATTGCGGCCTTCGCCCAGTATCAGATGCATATGCGGGATGGAAAGATTGAACGAATCGACGGAGGAAACAAATGA